From the Pieris napi chromosome 20, ilPieNapi1.2, whole genome shotgun sequence genome, one window contains:
- the LOC125059796 gene encoding uncharacterized protein LOC125059796 — translation MIAWFALVSVILSFSGVSSWVGNPYAHLLRNAEPPSIAYGFGGGFSSNIGGISHSSGYGTSFQTGNAQAYGAGIGSNGNARGVGFAQTAPNFNHYQFPQAYSGIGRSNSAAHSSGNLGSAVSSVQNDGHGSAFSAVHSNGRYQSAISTVQNFDRGHPTLARIQPGFISRADNVGGVQTAISSTQGSNGQATSIAQNFGGYKAAIANNVQLRNGVIQNNGATVINGPGFQSAQAHSVNTGYY, via the exons ATGATTGCTTGGTTTGCTTTGGTCAgcgttattttgagttttagtGGAGTTTCGTCGTGGGTAG GTAATCCATACGCGCATTTACTACGGAATGCAGAGCCTCCAAGTATCGCATACGGCTTCGGCGGAGGCTTTAGCAGCAATATTGGAGGCATAAGTCATTCTTCCGGATATGGAACCTCCTTCCAGACTGGTAACGCCCAAGCTTACGGTGCCGGTATTGGCTCAAACGGCAATGCCCGTGGTGTAGGCTTTGCCCAAACAGCTCCGAATTTCAATCACTATCAATTCCCTCAAGCGTACTCAGGTATTGGTAGGTCCAACTCTGCAGCCCATAGCTCTGGTAACCTCGGCTCTGCTGTATCGTCAGTACAAAATGATGGACACGGATCAGCTTTCAGCGCAGTACATAGTAATGGAAGATACCAATCAGCCATATCGACTGTGCAGAACTTTGATCGCGGCCATCCTACTTTAGCTCGTATCCAACCGGGTTTCATATCAAGGGCTGATAATGTGGGGGGCGTTCAGACCGCGATTTCTTCAACCCAAGGCTCAAATGGACAGGCGACATCGATAGCCCAAAACTTTGGTGGTTACAAAGCAGCAATTGCGAACAATGTTCAATTAAGAAATGGTGTGATTCAGAATAATGGTGCCACTGTGATAAATGGACCGGGGTTTCAGTCTGCGCAGGCTCATTCTGTTAATACGGGATATTATTAG